A segment of the Candidatus Brevundimonas phytovorans genome:
CGCCGTCCACGCGCGGGGCGCAGGCCCAGACAAAGCGGCCCTCTCGGTCGATCAGGGCGCTGACCGAACAGTTGCCGATGGGGGCCAGATCGAGATTCGGACGGGTCATGCGGCGCCTCCTTCGATCTGATCCAGCCAGTCGAGCACGGCGGCGACGTCGTCCAGCCGGTAACGGGCCGCGGTCGGGCGCTCGGGTCCGACCAGGACGCCGAACCCGCCTAGGGCTGCAGCCGCCTCGAAGCCGTGTTCGTCCGTCAGGTCGTCGCCGACCATGATGGGGAGCGCGCCCTTGAACGGCGCCTCGGCCATGAAGGCGGTCAGGGCCCCGCCCTTGTCGGTGCCGGGCGTCTTGAGTTCCAGCACCATGGACCCCGGCTGCAGGGCCAGCCCTGTCTCCTCGGCCAGGGACGCGGCCAGGGCCAGGGCGTCCGCAGAGACGCCGGGCGCCTGACGGTAGTGCAGACCCGCCGACAGTTGCTTGTCCTCCACCAGCACGCCCGGGCGGTCGGCGGCGAAGGCGTCAAAGGCGGCGACCACGCGGCGCACCGCCGGGTCCGGCGTCCGGTTGGCGAAGGTGCCGTCGCCGCGTCGTCTTTGCAGACCGTGCACGCCCGAGGCCGCCCGCGCCGCGCCGTCGCTGATCCGGTCGATCTCGCCCAGGGTCCGGCCGCTGACAATGGCGACGCGCCCGTCCAGCCGATCTGTCAGCCGGATCAGCACATCGGTGCGTCGCGCGTCTGGTTCCACCGCGTCCGGCGTCGGCGCCAGGGGCGCCAGCACGCCGTCCAGATCGAGGAAGAGGGCGGGCTTTTCAGGCGCGACGGGCGGCTTGGGCAGGCGTGAGGCGATCGCCCCGGAGGCAGACGGCATAAGGTCCGAACTCGTTTCGATGCTGTTGTCGAGACTGTTGGGAACGCACCCGGACCCGGAAGGTTGTCCGCCGCGGTGACAATTGCGTCGCGGCCTCGCCATTGTGCGAACTCTTCAGATGGGGCAATTCGCCGGGTCGC
Coding sequences within it:
- the otsB gene encoding trehalose-phosphatase, with translation MPSASGAIASRLPKPPVAPEKPALFLDLDGVLAPLAPTPDAVEPDARRTDVLIRLTDRLDGRVAIVSGRTLGEIDRISDGAARAASGVHGLQRRRGDGTFANRTPDPAVRRVVAAFDAFAADRPGVLVEDKQLSAGLHYRQAPGVSADALALAASLAEETGLALQPGSMVLELKTPGTDKGGALTAFMAEAPFKGALPIMVGDDLTDEHGFEAAAALGGFGVLVGPERPTAARYRLDDVAAVLDWLDQIEGGAA